From Solea solea chromosome 20, fSolSol10.1, whole genome shotgun sequence, one genomic window encodes:
- the twist1a gene encoding twist-related protein 1a, translated as MREEDFSPMDSAGNSEEETDRQLPRRGARKRRTARRSADTEEEEEEGDAQSPSHGKKKCRKNCDGGGGSAGSGGSEASSSPARSFEDPQTQRVMANIRERQRTQSLNEAFTSLRKIIPTLPSDKLSKIQTLKLAARYIDFLCQVLQSDELDARGTSCTYVAHERLSYAFSVWRMGGAWSLSTTS; from the coding sequence ATGCGGGAAGAGGACTTCTCCCCGATGGACAGTGCGGGAAACAGCGAGGAGGAGACTGACCGTCAGCTGCCGCGGAGAGGCGCGCGGAAGCGGCGAACCGCACGGCGGAGCGCggacactgaggaggaggaggaggagggagacgcGCAGAGTCCGAGCCACGGGAAAAAGAAGTGCAGAAAGAACTGCGACGGTGGAGGCGGCAGCGCTGGGAGCGGCGGCAGCGAGGCGAGCAGCAGCCCCGCGCGCTCCTTCGAGGACCCACAGACGCAGCGCGTGATGGCAAACATCCGCGAGCGGCAACGGACACAGTCTCTCAACGAGGCATTCACGTCGCTCCGAAAAATCATTCCCACGCTCCCGTCGGACAAACTCAGCAAGATCCAGACGCTGAAGCTGGCGGCGCGGTACATCGACTTCCTGTGCCAAGTTCTGCAGAGCGACGAGCTGGACGCGCGGGGAACGAGCTGCACCTACGTGGCGCACGAGCGCTTGAGTTACGCGTTTTCTGTCTGGAGGATGGGGGGCGCGTGGTCCCTGTCCACTACATCATAG
- the LOC131447697 gene encoding fer3-like protein: MELQGRLVDSTLIHLVSDMNLLEFPQKCTLGQKQQVNEAPPSPNTLSASWRTALDNDACSEDARTEHLVVGEPRYYSRGAHDHSKSKRRRIITVVQRQAANVRERKRMFSLNEAFDELRTKVPTFAYEKRLSRIETLRLAIVYISFMIDLLENT, from the coding sequence ATGGAGCTCCAAGGCCGCTTGGTGGACTCCACGTTAATTCATTTAGTCAGTGACATGAACCTGCTCGAGTTTCCACAGAAGTGCACTTTGGGACAGAAACAGCAGGTGAATGAGGCCCCACCGAGCCCGAACACCCTCTCAGCATCCTGGAGAACGGCCTTGGACAACGATGCGTGCTCTGAGGACGCGCGCACCGAGCATCTGGTGGTGGGCGAGCCCAGGTACTACAGCCGCGGAGCCCACGACCACAGCAAGTCCAAACGCAGGAGGATCATCACCGTGGTCCAGCGACAGGCGGCCAACGTGCGGGAGAGAAAGCGGATGTTCAGCCTGAACGAGGCGTTTGACGAACTGAGGACGAAAGTGCCCACGTTTGCGTACGAGAAGAGACTGTCCCGCATCGAAACTCTGCGCTTGGCCATCGTCTACATCTCCTTCATGATTGACCTGCTGGAAAACACCTGA
- the polr1f gene encoding DNA-directed RNA polymerase I subunit RPA43, translated as MANLEHNEDDPKHATMSGETPAASVQLQPAGLSTAPGRDAYATPCAIPSFAAASELLSAPYSCLVMNTHCRHVALPPMYLHKKRTGIQGELETELLKFSESLKGVPLAYDNIRIVGPHGNVYDDSSYIHMDVEANFIVFQPTNGQKLLGKVNKLGISHVGCLVHGCFNASIPKPNPISVETWRDAGPRIGTDLEFEVTALDSDTAGVLLIRGQLDRTRLQELMAVEDSETCVPADQPDTADTEPNPETTEESPDVTPKKKKKKKKDKVKEDQTEDELTPSCQQDSITTSELNESMIEANGNEVSEKKKKKKKKKVEHVKEKEEEEIELSTMDIHGSDSSGYLSDKQSKKRKNATDSDVTSGFSEDPEPPKSKKKRKSDIQQFA; from the exons ATGGCGAACCTCGAGCATAACGAAGATGACCCAAAACATGCGACAATGTCCGGTGAAACCCCCGCCGCCAGTGTCCAGCTCCAACCCGCCGGACTGTCCACCGCGCCGGGCAGAGATGCGTATGCGACTCCGTGCGCGATCCCGTCGTTTGCCGCCGCCTCTGAGCTGCTGTCAGCGCCGTACTCGTGTCTGGTCATGAACACGCACTGCAGACACGTCGCTTTACCGCCCATGTACCTGCACAAGAAGAGGACAGGTATCCAGGGAGAGCTGGAGACCGAGCTGCTCAAGTTCTCTGAGAG CCTGAAAGGCGTACCTTTAGCTTATGACAACATCAGGATTGTGGGCCCGCACGGAAATGTCTATGATGACAGCAGCTACATCCACATGGACGTAGAAGCCAACTTTATTGTGTTTCAACCCACAAACGGACAGAAATTGCTG GGTAAGGTTAATAAACTAGGAATAAGCCACGTGGGCTGCCTGGTGCATGGCTGTTTTAACGCCAGCATTCCCAAACCAAATCCGATCTCTGTTGAAACCTGGAGGGACGCAGGACCGAGGATCGGAACAGATCTGGAGTTTGAGGTGACTGCACTTGATTCTGACACTGCTGGTGTGCTGCTGATCAGAGGACAGCTGGATAGAACCAG gctccAAGAGCTGATGGCAGTAGAGGACTCTGAGACATGCGTCCCTGCAGACCAGCcagacacagcagacacagaacCGAATCCAGAAACTACAGAGGAGTCTCCTGATGTAACCcccaagaaaaagaagaagaagaagaaagacaaagtcAAAGAGGACCAGACAGAAGACGAGCTAACACCGTCCTGCCAACAGGACAGCATCACCACATCAGAGctaaatgaatcaatgataGAGGCAAACGGCAATGAAGTgagtgagaaaaagaaaaagaagaagaaaaagaaggtggaacatgtaaaagaaaaagaggaggaggaaattgaGCTCTCCACCATGGACATCCACGGGAGCGACTCCAGTGGCTACCTCAGCGATAAGCAAAGCAAAAAGAGGAAGAATGCAACAGATAGTGATGTCACGTCTGGTTTTAGTGAAGATCCCGAGCCACCAAAGtccaagaagaagaggaaaagtgaTATTCAGCAGTTTGCCTGA